The Helicobacter cetorum MIT 00-7128 region TGGTCGTGGTGGTAGAAAAAGAGCAATTTGGTTTCACGCCCTTTAGTTTTATAGAAGGCACTAGAGCTGGCGATAAAGTGCTGTTTTTAAAAGAGGGACTGACTTTTCCTGTGGGTCGTAATCTTTTAGGAAGAGTGCTAAACCCTTTAGGACAAGCCATTGATAATAAGGGGGCATTAGATTATGAGAGCCTAGCTCCTGTGATTACTACTCCTATTGCCCCCTTAAAAAGAGGCTTGATTGATGAGGTTTTTAGCGTGGGGGTAAAGAGCATTGATGGGCTTTTGACTTGTGGTAAGGGGCAAAAACTAGGTATTTTTGCAGGTTCTGGGGTGGGTAAATCCACTTTAATGGGCATGATTACTAGGGGTTGTGCGGCACAAATTAAAGTGATTGCTCTAATAGGCGAAAGGGGTAGAGAAATACCTGAATTTATAGAAAAGAATCTCAAAGGGGATTTAAGCTCTTGTGTGCTGATTGTTGCCACAAGCGATGATAGCCCTTTAATGCGAAAATATGGGGCGTTTTGTGCGATGAGCGTGGCGGAGTATTTTAAAAATCAAGGGTTAGATGTGTTGTTTATGATGGATTCGGTTACTCGTTTTGCTATGGCTCAAAGAGAAATCGGTCTGTCCTTAGGCGAACCGCCCACTTCCAAAGGCTACCCCCCATCGGCACTTTCATTATTACCCCAGCTTATGGAAAGAGCTGGCAAAGAAGAGGGCAAGGGAAGTATTACCGCCTTTTTTAGCGTGCTAGTAGAGGGCGATGATTTAAGCGACCCTATAGCTGACCAAGCCAGAAGTATTTTAGATGGGCATATTGTCCTAAGTAGGGAGCTAACCGATTATGGTATCTATCCGCCTATCAATATCCTCAACTCCGCATCAAGGGTAGCTAGAGATATAACAAGCGAGTCTCAAAACCTAAATGCGAGAAAATTCCGCCGTTTGTATGCGTTATTGAAAGAAAATGAAATGCTCATTCGTATCGGCTCTTATCAAATGGGAAATGATAGAGAACTTGATGAAGCGATTAATAAAAAGGCTTTAATGGAGCAATTTTTAATGCAAGATGAAAACGCCTTACAACCTTTTGAAAAAAGCTTTAAAGAGCTAGAAGAAATCTTACAAACCCCCCAAAAAGGAATATAGAAAGGAATATTATGGAAGCACAACTGATGAAACTCGCCATTGAGACTTATAAAATCACTTTGATGATTTCTTTACCGGTATTGTTAGTGGGCTTAGTGGTGGGGCTATTAGTGAGTATTTTTCAAGCGACCACTCAAATCAATGAAATGACCTTATCCTTTGTGCCTAAGATTTTAGCTGTGATTGGCGTCATTATTTTAACCATGCCTTGGATGACCAACATGCTTTTAGATTACACAAAAACCTTAATCAAACTCATTCCTAAGTTCATAGGCTAGAAATGTTAGAAAAAATTATTGATTTTTCTTCTTATAGTAGCGTGAAAATCGGCACACCCTTAAAAGTGAGTGTTTTAGAAAATGATAATGAAATCTCTAAAGAACATCAAATTATAGGTCTAGCGAACAATCTTTTAATCGCTCCTAGAGTTAAAAATCTCGCCTTGTTAGGCAAAAATTATGATTATATTTGCGATAAGGGCGAGATGATTGAAGTAGGGGGGGCGACAAATGCGGCTAAAATTTTTGGTTATTTTAGGGCGAACAATTTGGGGGGTTTGGAGTTTTTAGGGCAATTACCCGGCACTTTAGGGGCGTTAATCAAAATGAATGCCGGTATGAAAGAATTTGAAATTAAAAATATTTTAGAAAGTGCTTATATTAATAATGAATGGCTAGAGAATAAGAATTTAGGCTTAAGTTATCGTGGCAGTGCGTTTAATGGCATTGTTTTAAGAGCGAGATTTAAAAAAGTGCCTAACTTTAGAGAAGAAGTTTTTAAAGCGTGTAAAAGCATGCGAAAAAGCCATCCTAAATTGCCTAATTTTGGGAGTTGTTTTAAAAATCCGCCTAATGATTATGCAGGAAGACTCCTAGAAAGCGTGGGTTTAAAGGGCTATTGTCTTAAAAGAGTGGGCTTTGCCAAAGAGCATGCGAATTTTTTAGTGAATTTGGGTGGTGCAGAATTTGAAGAAGCACTAGAATTGATAGAATTAGCCAAGGCTAGAGTATGGCAAGAATGGGGCATTTGTTTAGAAGAAGAAGTGAAAATTTTAAGGTAGGGTAAATATATTGTATTTTCGCATAAAAAAGGCTTGTTATTGAATGATAAGAAATTCTTTTTTAAAAGAAAAGAATTTTAAAAAACTTATTCTAAAACTTAGGGAGCTACCCCATTTTTCTAGTTGTGCTTACTTAATCTCATCATAATTGATACTATTACAAAAAATCCTTTTTCTTGTAGTATCAAACTTAGGGCTAAAAAGATTTTTACTCTCTATTTCATCTTTGGTATGTATGCCTACTAAAGGTAAGAGCGAATGGATTAAATCATCGCTCATAAAGGGCTTATTCAAAGCTTGTTTAATCAACTCTACTTTTTTAGGGTGTCTTTCTTTAAAAATATCACTCACATAAATCATAAAAGGGATTTCTACGCCTTTTTTAGAGCATTTATGCCCAAAGGTAGAGCCACTTTCAAAAATATCTTGGGCGTGGTCGCTTAGATAAAACACTATGGCGTCTTTATCTTTAAAGAGATTAAAAATTTCATTGAGAATATAATCGTTATAATAAAGCGAATTAACATAATCAGCGACAATTTGCTTGTCTTTGTCATTACTTACATGTAATTTAGTAAAAGACAAGTCGCTTGGTTTGAATTTGGCGAAGTTTTTGGGGAAACGCTCGTTATAAATTCCATGACTACCCATTAAATGCAACAGAATAAAATTATTAGTTTCAAGGTTAGGCAATATTTTATTTTTTGCACCATGAATTAACCACTCATCTAAAACATGCCAATTGTTGTTATAATTAAAAGCCATATCAAATGGTAATGATAACAAATAATAGGGTGTAAGCTTGGGTTCTAATGCTCGTAAAGATTCTTGATTGTCTAAATCAAAGGTTTTATAATTGGCTTGTTTGAAAATATTACCAAGATTATTGAACTGATACCATGGGGTATTTCTATTTTCATAATCACTATAAGTTAAAAGGCGTGTGAAGTTCTCTAAAGTAAAAGCCTCGCTAGAAACAGCATTCTTAAAAATATAAAGCGAAGGGCGTTTTACTTCTCTCTCTCTCTCTCTCTCTCTCGTTGGCGATTTTGCTTAATAAGGGGTTATTAGGGGCGTTATAGCCATAGAGTCGCATAAAATTCTTGCTCGCACTTTCGCCGATGATTAAGACAACATTAGCAATAGGATTTTCTTCTACACTTAAATAATCTTTTTTTGAGAATTTATTTAAATTTTCTAAGAACTTTAATCCTACTTGTTCTGTTTTGGCTAAATAAAAAGCATAAAGACTTTTTGTTAAGGGTGTGGAGTTGGCTAGAGTGTTTGTGGTGTAATACAAAGTATGTTGAGTCATCAAGCTTTTAAAACCATGCGAAAGAATAATGAGCATAAGAAAGCCATTGATAAAGCAAGTTTTCTTTAATGAGATGTGCATGTTAAAACGCATAAAATATAAAAAAGAACACAAAAATACAATATAAAGAATAGGGATTAAAGGTCTAGCAAGAATCACGCTTTCAAAAAAGGCTTTACTCTCACTAGGATTTGTGGCTAGAATGGTTTGTATCATAATAGTAGATATAGGCATATTGAAATAATAGGCATTAAAAATATCCACTATTCCAAATAGGCATACAAGAATTAAGAAAGTATTTTTTAAAAAATGACTAATGCGATTATTTTTAACATAACTTAAAATAAAATAGGATAAAAAATAGATAGAAAAACCAAAAAAAGCAGTCTTAAAAGTTTCTTTGGCAATAAATAAATAATTAATATATTCATGTTGTGTCTTTAAAGAAAAAATACAAGAAATAATGGTGATTAAGAGCATTAAAAAGAAACGATTGTCTAAGTTTATATTACTTTTAGGCACAAAAAGGGTTTTAAAGAATTTTATGAGTGGAGTTGTCATTAAATGTCCTAAAATTTAGTAATGTGATTATGACTTAAAGCAACTATTATTCTAACATAATAAGCTTTAATATCTTGCAGTATTTTGATTAAAGACTAAAAAATATTAAATGCCACAATCTTTTAAAATCGCTCGTTTAATTTCTTCAATGCCCCCCATACAGAGATTTTGAAATTGTGTTTTATTGAAAGTATTTTGTCGCTTGGCTAATTTCATCGTGTTAGAAAAAATCGCTTCTTCTAGCTCATTAAGGGTTAGGCGTTTTTCTAAATAAAGAATACTCTCTTTAACGCCTATGGCTTTAAAAGGCTGTGAATCTTTGGGGTATTTTGTATAAAGGGCTTTGATTTCTTCAATAAGACCAAGATTAAGCATATTTTTAGTGCGGTTTTTGATGTTATTTTGAAGTGTGTCTTTTTTAATACTAAGAGCAAATAAAGATATGGCATGCTCAAAGGGTTTTTTGGGATTTTTTTTAAAATACTCACTTGGCGGAGTGTGCGTGAGATAAAAGATTTCTAAAGCCTTATGAATGCGATAAGTGTCGTTATAGTGGATTTTAAAAGCTGTGTTAGGGTCAATGGATTTTAAAAACTCATAAGGGTTAGTTAGGGCGTTGATTTCTTGCTCTATTTTTAAGATTTGCTCTTTGCTAGGCTTTGGCATCTCACTTAAGCCTTCTAAAATAGATTTGAGATAAAAGCTACTCCCCCCAACAATGAGTAAAATCTTTTTAGGGCATACTCTAATAGCATCTTCTAAAAGGGTTTTAAAAATTTGGGCGTTATTCTTTTCATCAATATTGAGATAATCTAGGGCGTAATGCTTGATATTCTTTCGCTCTTCTAAGCTTGGTTTAGCCGAAGCGATATTAATATCTTTATAAATACTCAAAGAATCCAAAGAAAAGATTTCAGCATCTAATTTTTGGGCTAGTTCAATAGAAAGAGCGGTTTTTCCGCTCCCACTAGCTCCTAGTATGGCGATAAGTTTTTTAGGCGTTTTGATGAGCTTGCTCGCTTTTATAAGTATTCAAAAACCCTTCTAAATCAAACTTTTTACGGCAATCTTCTGCAAAAAGATGAATCATCAAATCCCCTAAATCAATGATAATCCAATCTTCACTTTCTTCATCTACTTGATAAAAGACTTCACCTAAGGGTTTAAGGGTGTTTTTAAGGGTATCTA contains the following coding sequences:
- the fliI gene encoding flagellar protein export ATPase FliI; translation: MPLKSLKNRLNQNFDLSPRYGSVKKIMPNIVYANGFNPSVGDVVKIEKSDGTECVGMVVVVEKEQFGFTPFSFIEGTRAGDKVLFLKEGLTFPVGRNLLGRVLNPLGQAIDNKGALDYESLAPVITTPIAPLKRGLIDEVFSVGVKSIDGLLTCGKGQKLGIFAGSGVGKSTLMGMITRGCAAQIKVIALIGERGREIPEFIEKNLKGDLSSCVLIVATSDDSPLMRKYGAFCAMSVAEYFKNQGLDVLFMMDSVTRFAMAQREIGLSLGEPPTSKGYPPSALSLLPQLMERAGKEEGKGSITAFFSVLVEGDDLSDPIADQARSILDGHIVLSRELTDYGIYPPINILNSASRVARDITSESQNLNARKFRRLYALLKENEMLIRIGSYQMGNDRELDEAINKKALMEQFLMQDENALQPFEKSFKELEEILQTPQKGI
- the fliQ gene encoding flagellar biosynthesis protein FliQ, encoding MEAQLMKLAIETYKITLMISLPVLLVGLVVGLLVSIFQATTQINEMTLSFVPKILAVIGVIILTMPWMTNMLLDYTKTLIKLIPKFIG
- a CDS encoding UDP-N-acetylmuramate dehydrogenase, producing MLEKIIDFSSYSSVKIGTPLKVSVLENDNEISKEHQIIGLANNLLIAPRVKNLALLGKNYDYICDKGEMIEVGGATNAAKIFGYFRANNLGGLEFLGQLPGTLGALIKMNAGMKEFEIKNILESAYINNEWLENKNLGLSYRGSAFNGIVLRARFKKVPNFREEVFKACKSMRKSHPKLPNFGSCFKNPPNDYAGRLLESVGLKGYCLKRVGFAKEHANFLVNLGGAEFEEALELIELAKARVWQEWGICLEEEVKILR
- a CDS encoding phosphoethanolamine transferase gives rise to the protein MFKNAVSSEAFTLENFTRLLTYSDYENRNTPWYQFNNLGNIFKQANYKTFDLDNQESLRALEPKLTPYYLLSLPFDMAFNYNNNWHVLDEWLIHGAKNKILPNLETNNFILLHLMGSHGIYNERFPKNFAKFKPSDLSFTKLHVSNDKDKQIVADYVNSLYYNDYILNEIFNLFKDKDAIVFYLSDHAQDIFESGSTFGHKCSKKGVEIPFMIYVSDIFKERHPKKVELIKQALNKPFMSDDLIHSLLPLVGIHTKDEIESKNLFSPKFDTTRKRIFCNSINYDEIK
- a CDS encoding sulfatase: MTTPLIKFFKTLFVPKSNINLDNRFFLMLLITIISCIFSLKTQHEYINYLFIAKETFKTAFFGFSIYFLSYFILSYVKNNRISHFLKNTFLILVCLFGIVDIFNAYYFNMPISTIMIQTILATNPSESKAFFESVILARPLIPILYIVFLCSFLYFMRFNMHISLKKTCFINGFLMLIILSHGFKSLMTQHTLYYTTNTLANSTPLTKSLYAFYLAKTEQVGLKFLENLNKFSKKDYLSVEENPIANVVLIIGESASKNFMRLYGYNAPNNPLLSKIANERERERERSKTPFALYF
- the miaA gene encoding tRNA (adenosine(37)-N6)-dimethylallyltransferase MiaA, which encodes MLGASGSGKTALSIELAQKLDAEIFSLDSLSIYKDINIASAKPSLEERKNIKHYALDYLNIDEKNNAQIFKTLLEDAIRVCPKKILLIVGGSSFYLKSILEGLSEMPKPSKEQILKIEQEINALTNPYEFLKSIDPNTAFKIHYNDTYRIHKALEIFYLTHTPPSEYFKKNPKKPFEHAISLFALSIKKDTLQNNIKNRTKNMLNLGLIEEIKALYTKYPKDSQPFKAIGVKESILYLEKRLTLNELEEAIFSNTMKLAKRQNTFNKTQFQNLCMGGIEEIKRAILKDCGI
- the rsfS gene encoding ribosome silencing factor, whose amino-acid sequence is MNKRIETIIALLDEKKAFDITHIDLSKTPYLVEDVIIATALASKHALSLLDTLKNTLKPLGEVFYQVDEESEDWIIIDLGDLMIHLFAEDCRKKFDLEGFLNTYKSEQAHQNA